The following proteins are co-located in the Candidatus Accumulibacter cognatus genome:
- a CDS encoding LPS-assembly protein LptD, translating into MQKSAASAGSLPIAPALAESLPDAGPLSLRMAPAMLPPVSGGKEPRPVFLSAQRISGVVNREMMAEDAAELRKAGTVLTADRLTYWPVDDEVEAVGKVRIEQGEDVISGSQGRLKIEDQVGFFDQASYFVKRQSAPAVAAQDGKKSDLPWADVQDESTTGFAAPRVLGIKPGQTRLKSPTKPANELTEARGEAERIDLEGENQYRLTSATYTTCKPGNDDWYLSFSRLKLDYDNEVGTGDDATVHFLGVPILHSPWASFSLNNERKSGFLIPRYGSSSDNGLELVVPYYWNIAPNMDATLESRILSKRGFQLGSGFRYLNTAYGGTYRGEMFGEYLPHDRKTNTDRWGVVLNHSQTQANGFSGTINYSKVSDNDYYTDLSSQITSTSKTQLLQQGVLSYGGGGWWNATANLQSFQTLQPDPKNPVAKPYRLLPQITINARQPDLFSSDSAFFGQYTAFVHPDADKVEGQRVVLQPEVSLPYVTPGWYVVPRIGVNFTQYSLSYPTSANVLPTSISRTLPIVSVDSGMTFERSSNWFGRDYTQTLEPRLFYLSIPYQNQNNIPVFDTALADFNFAQIFADNQFSGWDRINNANQLTAAVASRLIDPSSGSEIMRAMVGEVFYFTDNRVVLPGAQARTTDRKWDKSDLLAAFSGQLLPRLYADAAVQFDINDQRFQRYSLGTRYLPGPGKVLNAGYRYNVDAATPIKEFDISGQWPINARWQAVGRYNYSLINSTPVEIIGGLEYNAGCWALRTIVHRIQTTQADSTTQFFVQLDLTGLSSVGTNPLTVLQRRIPGYTVGQAATDPALAE; encoded by the coding sequence GTGCAGAAATCTGCTGCATCGGCAGGGTCACTGCCCATCGCCCCTGCGCTTGCCGAGTCGTTACCCGATGCGGGACCGTTGTCATTGCGGATGGCCCCGGCGATGCTGCCGCCAGTATCGGGGGGCAAGGAGCCGCGACCGGTTTTTCTGAGCGCCCAGCGCATCTCGGGAGTCGTGAACCGCGAGATGATGGCCGAAGATGCGGCCGAATTGCGCAAGGCCGGCACCGTGCTGACTGCCGACCGTCTGACCTACTGGCCGGTTGACGACGAGGTCGAGGCAGTCGGAAAGGTGCGTATCGAGCAAGGTGAAGACGTCATTTCAGGATCGCAGGGGCGCCTCAAAATCGAGGATCAGGTCGGTTTTTTCGATCAGGCTTCGTACTTCGTCAAACGGCAGTCGGCACCAGCGGTAGCGGCGCAGGACGGCAAGAAATCGGATTTGCCCTGGGCTGATGTGCAGGACGAGTCGACAACCGGTTTCGCCGCACCGCGGGTGCTCGGCATCAAGCCCGGGCAGACCCGGCTGAAGAGTCCGACAAAGCCGGCAAACGAATTGACGGAGGCGCGCGGCGAGGCCGAGCGCATCGATCTCGAAGGGGAAAATCAGTATCGTTTGACCTCTGCCACCTACACGACCTGTAAGCCCGGCAACGACGACTGGTATCTCAGTTTTTCCAGATTGAAGCTCGACTACGATAATGAGGTGGGGACTGGCGACGACGCCACGGTACACTTTCTCGGGGTACCGATCCTGCATTCCCCATGGGCTTCCTTTTCGCTGAACAACGAGCGCAAGTCCGGTTTTCTGATTCCCCGCTATGGATCGAGCAGTGACAACGGCTTGGAACTCGTCGTGCCGTACTATTGGAACATCGCACCGAACATGGATGCAACGCTTGAGTCCCGGATTCTCAGCAAACGCGGCTTTCAGCTTGGCTCCGGTTTTCGCTATCTCAATACCGCGTATGGCGGAACTTATCGCGGCGAGATGTTCGGCGAATATCTCCCGCACGACCGGAAAACGAACACTGATCGCTGGGGCGTGGTGTTGAATCACAGCCAGACGCAGGCCAACGGATTTTCCGGGACAATCAATTACTCCAAGGTTTCGGATAACGACTACTATACCGACCTGTCCAGTCAAATCACCAGCACCTCGAAGACACAACTCCTGCAGCAGGGGGTACTGAGCTATGGTGGTGGTGGCTGGTGGAACGCAACGGCTAATTTACAGTCTTTCCAGACCTTGCAGCCCGACCCGAAGAATCCGGTGGCCAAGCCGTATCGCTTGTTACCGCAGATTACGATTAACGCGAGACAGCCCGACTTATTCTCAAGCGACAGTGCTTTTTTCGGACAATACACTGCTTTCGTACACCCTGATGCAGACAAGGTTGAAGGGCAGCGAGTCGTGTTGCAGCCCGAAGTGTCATTGCCCTACGTCACGCCGGGGTGGTATGTGGTTCCGCGCATCGGGGTTAACTTTACCCAGTATTCTCTATCCTATCCAACCTCGGCGAATGTTCTTCCTACATCGATCAGCCGCACCTTGCCGATTGTCAGCGTCGATTCCGGGATGACCTTCGAGCGATCGAGCAACTGGTTCGGCCGTGACTATACCCAGACACTCGAGCCGCGATTGTTCTATCTGAGCATTCCCTACCAGAACCAAAACAACATTCCGGTGTTCGACACCGCGCTCGCAGATTTCAATTTTGCGCAGATCTTCGCCGACAACCAGTTTTCCGGCTGGGATCGCATCAACAATGCCAATCAATTGACCGCTGCAGTGGCTTCTCGCCTGATCGATCCCTCTTCCGGGAGCGAAATCATGCGGGCGATGGTTGGCGAAGTCTTCTACTTCACCGATAACCGGGTCGTTCTGCCGGGAGCGCAAGCCAGGACCACCGACCGAAAATGGGATAAATCCGATTTGCTGGCCGCCTTCAGTGGCCAGTTGTTACCCCGTCTGTACGCTGATGCTGCCGTACAGTTCGATATCAATGACCAGCGTTTCCAGCGTTACTCGCTCGGTACGCGTTATTTGCCGGGGCCAGGCAAGGTGCTGAATGCCGGTTACCGTTACAACGTCGATGCTGCGACACCGATCAAGGAGTTCGACATTTCTGGGCAATGGCCGATCAACGCTCGCTGGCAGGCGGTCGGTCGCTATAACTACTCTTTGATCAATTCCACACCGGTCGAGATCATTGGCGGACTGGAGTACAACGCGGGCTGTTGGGCGTTGCGTACGATTGTTCACCGGATTCAGACGACCCAGGCCGACTCGACCACGCAGTTTTTCGTACAACTTGACCTGACCGGGTTGTCGAGCGTTGGAACAAACCCGCTGACTGTTCTCCAGCGCAGGATCCCCGGATACACTGTGGGCCAGGCTGCGACTGACCCAGCTTTGGCTGAATGA